In Streptomyces sclerotialus, one genomic interval encodes:
- a CDS encoding glycosyltransferase 87 family protein, whose protein sequence is MPNSDILVYRAMGDSVLTGGDLYGFRVTKWHLPATYPPFAALLFVPLAWFPPGALQVASVLGNVALLALLIHLSARLAGLHTTHRVPSLLAATALAVWLEPVYQTLVFGQINLALTCLVLWDLTRPDGARGKGLAIGIAAGIKLTPALFAVYLLLTGRVRAALVSLAGFAGTVLLGVVAMPGASVEFWTQRLYETGRVGEAWIVDNQSLQGLVARLLHTTHPGLVWAAAAGLTAVVGMAAARRTGLVAGREAWGVLCTALTALLVSPISWSHHWVWCVPLLAVLATHVRGDAWRRTAWWALAVLFTARTMWLTPHKGDLDLALPWWQQPLAAPYPLLGTAVLLAAVFWRGGVLTGVAAGALVRPAAAGREAVPAPRSPR, encoded by the coding sequence ATGCCCAACTCCGACATCCTCGTCTACCGGGCGATGGGCGACTCCGTCCTCACCGGCGGCGACCTCTACGGCTTCCGGGTCACGAAGTGGCACCTCCCCGCCACCTACCCGCCCTTCGCCGCCCTGCTGTTCGTACCGCTGGCGTGGTTCCCGCCCGGCGCCCTCCAGGTCGCCTCGGTACTGGGCAACGTCGCGCTGCTCGCCCTGCTGATCCACCTCTCCGCGCGCCTCGCCGGGCTGCACACCACGCACCGCGTCCCGTCGCTGCTCGCCGCCACCGCGCTCGCCGTCTGGCTGGAGCCGGTGTACCAGACGCTCGTCTTCGGGCAGATCAACCTCGCGCTGACCTGCCTCGTCCTGTGGGACCTCACCCGTCCCGACGGCGCACGCGGCAAGGGCCTTGCCATCGGCATCGCGGCCGGCATCAAGCTCACCCCCGCGCTCTTCGCGGTGTACCTGCTGCTCACCGGGCGGGTACGGGCAGCGCTGGTCTCGCTCGCCGGCTTCGCCGGCACGGTCCTGCTCGGCGTCGTCGCGATGCCCGGCGCCAGCGTGGAGTTCTGGACCCAGCGGCTCTACGAGACCGGGCGGGTCGGCGAGGCCTGGATCGTCGACAACCAGTCGCTCCAGGGCCTCGTCGCGCGCCTGCTGCACACCACGCACCCCGGCCTCGTCTGGGCGGCCGCCGCCGGGCTCACGGCCGTGGTGGGGATGGCGGCGGCCCGCCGGACGGGGCTGGTCGCGGGCCGGGAGGCGTGGGGCGTGCTGTGCACGGCGCTCACGGCGCTGCTCGTCTCGCCGATCAGCTGGTCCCACCACTGGGTGTGGTGCGTGCCGCTGCTGGCGGTGCTCGCCACGCACGTACGAGGCGACGCGTGGCGGCGTACGGCCTGGTGGGCGCTGGCCGTGCTGTTCACCGCCCGCACGATGTGGCTGACGCCGCACAAGGGCGACCTGGACCTCGCGCTCCCGTGGTGGCAGCAGCCGCTGGCCGCCCCGTACCCGCTGCTCGGCACGGCCGTACTGCTCGCCGCGGTGTTCTGGCGCGGAGGCGTGCTGACGGGGGTGGCGGCGGGGGCGCTGGTCCGGCCCGCCGCGGCGGGCCGGGAGGCCGTACCTGCGCCCCGGTCACCGCGCTAG